A stretch of Dysidea avara chromosome 5, odDysAvar1.4, whole genome shotgun sequence DNA encodes these proteins:
- the LOC136255621 gene encoding uncharacterized protein: protein MKYNISNGPVEIMDLTSSAAPTAVRDLDAVASSPESIYISWNHPQYPNSQLTQYIIYHSENPSRIQMSPNISNDSFVAVEVPVDMLSVNLSGLNTFTNYSIHMSVRGEAVSDAPIEIEIIDRTNTSLPLIPPTIPVILSPFHVPTTTTITVVLPPPHQIETGELNIYGVIVVSGDEINNTPRNIITGNDDQLPPPYPGRDGVYTAAVWNNIEDVPLIFVVGGGETTVGPDGTEYVNRRLSKSTRYGVFYYIRLQSDTGNVEDGPLIVDNDYLAVERTASSDDDDDDNTAGVAVGVTIAVIVVMVVGVVVLIWYYRHHQKKSSYLGAITYNTGSDNLMVNPTSSDDKTTKEN from the exons CGCCTACAGCTGTTCGTGACCTTGATGCTGTAGCATCCTCTCCAGAGTCGATTTACATCAGCTGGAATCATCCTCAGTATCCCAACAGTCAATTAACAcagtatatcatatatcacagTGAGAACCCATCCAGGATCCAAATGTCACCAAACATATCAAATGATAgctttgttgcagttgaagtaCCTGTGGATATGCTCAGCGTAAATCTGTCTGGATTGAACACCTTCACAAACTATTCTATCCACATGTCAGTGAGAGGAGAAGCGGTTAGTGATGCTCCTATAGAAATAGAGATCATTGACAGAACTAACACATCTT TACCTTTAATTCCACCAACGATTCCTGTTATATTGAGTCCATTTCATGtacctactactaccactatcACTGTAGTACTACCACCACCTCATCAAATTGAAACTGGAGAGCTGAA TATATATGGAGTTATTGTGGTTTCTGGAGATGAGATCAACAACACTCCAAGGAATATTATTACTGGGAATGATGATCAACTACCACCTCCTTATCCTGGGAGAGATGGTGTCTATACTGCAGCAGTGTGGAACAATATAGAAGATGTACCATTAATATTTGTTGTTGGTGGTGGAGAGACCACTGTAGGTCCTGATGGAACAGAATATGTCAACAGAAGATTATCCAAGAGTACCAGATATGGAGTGTTTTACTATATTAGACTGCAGTCTGATACTGGAAATGTG GAGGATGGTCCACTGATAGTGGATAATGATTACCTTGCAGTGGAGAGGACAGCCTCctcagatgatgatgatgatgacaatacAGCTGGAGTAGCAGTTGGAGTCACTATTGCTGTCATTGTAGTGATGGTAGTTGGAGTAGTTGTATTAATATGGTACTACCG ACACCATCAGAAGAAGTCATCTTACCTTGGAGCAATTACTTATAATACAGGGTCTGATAATCTGATGGTAAATCCTACATCCTCTGATGATAAAACTACTAAGGAGAACTAG